In one Drosophila pseudoobscura strain MV-25-SWS-2005 chromosome X, UCI_Dpse_MV25, whole genome shotgun sequence genomic region, the following are encoded:
- the meso18E gene encoding uncharacterized protein meso18E: METKNPPPVTTSNYHHQRAPRTPESYFNVPESVALLNIVKSERIQSAFQSNRKNHASVWEMVAEVLNRFSARKRTAKQCCNRYENLKKIYTQLKKNPERHVRRNWPYMFLFKEIEEQRGECWGSNGKRLALISKNHNELSYYQRRRQAAELGVLLNKDNLTPHQHSLLQSLSQSHAHSTDSSQSGASKLERFLPNHFVETQLSEVPCSNGNGLTVGMPAGVYDDNPNPLQLHVAGAVAAAAAAAAVAAQKRSHELHLSNGGCVQLPPDEDEDDEPQNAAFKDHHHGHVHGLGHGLGLGHGLGHGHSHGHMDDTAEAPDYEKDCNGALNLHHQTNNNNDNNISMKSEPLSEGEFNPDDIQLMQTNYNGTQNYYSPGMDQNILHPDVIVDTDNLSDCSSSTSLKKSKRKLSTSTDGDSTNYELIEYLKRREKRDEELLKRMDAREERFMNLLERTVIAIETLAAGRTSVPVLVADTGTQLGTKSQSIAPSPSAQTPPATAAAAATAAATIAATGSPLPSTSSNHLIAKPSEQSIPVLSVKTSPSPRSRSPTLEREEPSSAVVVVPDEPEVDAQAEALAACAASADA, from the exons ATG GAGACGAAGAACCCACCCCCAGTGACGACTAGCAACTATCACCACCAGCGGGCGCCGCGCACACCGGAAAGCTACTTCAATGTGCCAGAGTCGGTGGCACTGCTGAATATTGTGAAGTCGGAGCGGATACAGAGCGCGTTCCAGTCGAACCGGAAGAACCATGCCAGCGTGTGGGAGATGGTGGCCGAGGTGCTGAACCGGTTCAGTGCCCGCAAGCGGACGGCCAAGCAGTGCTGCAACCGGTACGAGAACCTCAAGAAGATCTACACGCAGCTGAAGAAGAATCCGGAGCGCCACGTGCGTCGCAACTGGCCGTACATGTTCCTGTTCAAGGAGATCGAGGAGCAGCGCGGCGAGTGCTGGGGCTCCAACGGCAAGCGCCTGGCGCTCATCTCCAAGAATCACAACGAGCTATCGTACTATCAGCGCCGACGGCAGGCAGCCGAGCTCGGCGTCCTGCTGAACAAGGACAATCTGACGCCCCACCAGCACAGCCTGCTGCAGAGCCTCAGCCAGAGCCATGCACACTCCACGGACTCGTCGCAGAGTGGGGCCAGCAAGCTGGAGCGCTTCCTGCCCAACCACTTTGTTGAGACGCAGCTGAGCGAGGTGCCCTGCTCCAACGGCAACGGGCTGACGGTGGGCATGCCTGCCGGCGTCTACGACGACAACCCCAATCCCCTTCAGCTGcatgtggctggggctgtggcggccgccgctgctgccgctgccgtggCCGCCCAGAAGCGGAGCCATGAACTGCACCTGAGCAATGGCGGCTGTGTCCAGCTTCCGccggacgaggacgaggacgacgagcCACAGAATGCTGCATTTAAGGATCATCATCATGGACACGTCCATGGTCTGGGGCATGGTCTTGGCCTGGGCCATGGTCTGGGTCATGGTCATAGCCATGGCCACATGGATGACACAGCCGAAGCGCCCGACTACGAGAAGGACTGCAATGGAGCCCTCAACTTGCACCATCAGACCAataacaacaacgacaacaacataTCCATGAA ATCGGAGCCACTTTCGGAGGGGGAGTTCAATCCGGATGACATTCAGCTGATGCAGACCAACTACAATGG GACACAGAACTATTACTCGCCGGGCATGGACCAGAACATCCTGCATCCGGATGTGATCGTGGACACGGACAATCTGTCCGactgcagctcctccaccTCGTTGAAGAAGAGCAAGCGCAAGCTGTCCACCTCCACCGATGGCGACAGCACCAACTACGAGCTGATCGAGTATTTGAAGCGGCGCGAGAAGCGCGACGAAGAACTCCTCAAGCGGATGGATGCACGCGAGGAGCGCTTCATGAATCTTCTGGAGCGGACGGTGATTGCCATTGAGACGCTGGCTGCGGGCAGGACGTCAGTCCCGGTGTTGGTGGCAGACACAGGCACCCAGCTGGGTACCAAAAGTCAGTCAATAGCTCCTTCTCCCTCAGCACAgacaccaccagcaacagcagcggcagcagcaacagcagcagcaacaatagcaGCAACAGGTTCACCGCTTCCGTCAACATCCTCCAATCATCTGATAGCCAAGCCCTCCGAGCAGTCCATCCCCGTATTGTCAGTCAAAACGTCACCCAGCCcccgcagtcgcagtccgaCATTGGAGCGGGAGGAACCAAGCAGCGCTGTTGTTGTGGTCCCCGATGAACCGGAAGTCGATGCTCAGGCCGAGGCACTGGCAGCGTGTGCTGCATCTGCGGATGCGtag
- the LOC4815182 gene encoding high affinity cationic amino acid transporter 1 has product MKPSDLLLVLEKVKFRVPLPPGVSSTTLLPKLIRTKDVRQLQDGNAQPQKPKLTKCLNTLDLTSLGIGSCCGTGMYLVAGMVAQKIAGPGVIISFIIAAIASIFSGACYAEFGVRVPHTSGSAYMYSYVAVGEFVAFIIGWNMILEYLIGTSACACALSSSFDSLTGNAIARTISESIGTIFGKPPDFIAFGITLLMTCVLAMGASKSVIFNHSLNAVNLATWVFVMAAGLFYVDTKTWSEHQGFLPYGWSGVFSGAATCFYAFIGFDIIATTGEEAHNPQKSIPKAIVGSLVVVLIAYVSVSLVLTLVVPYDHINTGAALVQMWSYVNAPKCRAVVAIGATAGLSVAMFGSMFPMPRVIYAMAQDGLIFRQLSQLWQRTNVPGLATIGSGVAAALVALTIRLEILVEMMSIGTLLAYTLVSTCVLVLRYQPHSTSLVELLPAQLRTPVAPGTASDSHATPAEVLEVPNKLTIKRVTRGMSDSDDSFIDDSPEGYLGGRDDQFLVSDRSENKFYGSVHGAPTGPTGQATAFDTMGLNFITRKIHDYAYLCPGFFPWINPGQATTDSGMYVTKLVGIMFGLIFFLDLFAAIGWSGGLAAFIYFVLFIGIFVILLIISRQPQNRYALAFLTPGLPFIPAIAITVNIYLIFKLSILTLVRFTVWMSLGLIMYFYYGITHSSMEQASDDLELHVDKDYSKNVEEKAVWDQQSYNQTHEPVWASKEVKQPSKQRYNYGKSSSSAQSSSSSKNAQGNVATKPLGPGRSSTGTRPVAPSPSPHTGAGQAKGSGPGTGTGKGGPPMERQYTGQFSMFVDEGQFPSWED; this is encoded by the exons ATGAAGCCATCGgatttgttgttggtgctagAGAAG GTCAAGTTCAGGGTGCCATTGCCGCCTGGCGTCAGCTCGACGACGCTTCTGCCGAAGCTCATACGCACCAAGGATGTGAGGCAGCTGCAGGACGGCAATGCACAGCCACAGAAGCCCAAGCTGACG AAATGTCTCAACACTTTGGACCTGACCTCGCTCGGCATTGGCTCCTGCTGTGGCACTGGCATGTATCTGGTCGCCGGCATGGTGGCCCAGAAGATAGCCGGACCCGGTGTGATTATTAGTTTTATTATAGCTGCCATAGCGAGTATTTTCTCAG GCGCCTGCTATGCGGAGTTTGGCGTTCGTGTGCCACACACATCCGGCTCGGCCTATATGTATTCATATGTGGCAGTTGGAGAATTTGTAGCTTTTATAATTGGTTGGAACATGATATTGGAATATCTAATAG GAACaagtgcctgtgcctgtgcttTAAGTTCTAGCTTCGATTCCCTGACTGGCAATGCCATTGCGCGTACGATAAGCGAGTCCATCGGCACGATATTCG GCAAACCACCGGACTTTATAGCCTTTGGCATAACGCTCCTCATGACCTGCGTATTGGCGATGGGCGCCAGCAAGTCGGTCATATTTAACCATTCCCTGAATGCCGTCAATCTGGCCACGTGGGTCTTTGTCATGGCTGCCGGCCTTTTCTATGTGGACACGAAGACGTGGTCGGAGCATCAGGGCTTCCTGCCCTATGGCTGGAGTGGT GTGTTTTCCGGTGCCGCCACATGTTTCTATGCATTTATCGGGTTCGACATAATTGCAACAACCGGAGAGGAGGCGCATAATCCGCAGAAGAGCATACCGAAGGCAATAGTGGGCTCCCTGGTTGTGGTTCTGATTGCCTATGTCAGCGTCAGCCTAGTCCTTACTCTAGTGG TTCCCTATGACCACATCAACACGGGAGCGGCCCTGGTCCAGATGTGGTCGTATGTGAATGCCCCAAAATGCCGGGCGGTGGTGGCCATTGGTGCTACGGCTGGCTTGTCCGTGGCAATGTTCGGCTCAATGTTTCCGATGCCGCGCGTCATTTATGCCATGGCCCAGGATGGACTGATTTTCAG GCAACTCTCACAGCTGTGGCAGCGCACCAATGTGCCCGGTCTGGCCACTATTGGCAGTGGAGTGGCTGCGGCCCTGGTCGCCCTCACCATTCGCCTGGAGATTCTCGTTGAGATGATGTCCATCGGCACCCTGCTGGCGTATACCCTGGTCTCGACCTGTGTCCTGGTGCTGCGCTACCAGCCGCACAGCACCTCGTTGGTGGAGCTGTTGCCGGCACAGCTGCGGACTCCGGTGGCCCCGGGTACGGCCAGCGACTCGCATGCGACGCCCGCCGAGGTGCTGGAGGTGCCCAATAAGCTGACCATCAAGCGGGTGACGCGCGGCATGTCCGACTCGGATGACTCGTTCATCGACGACAGCCCCGAGGGCTATCTGGGGGGGCGGGACGACCAGTTCCTGGTGTCGGATCGCTCCGAGAACAAGTTCTATGGCAGCGTACATGGGGCACCCACCGGACCCACCGGCCAGGCCACTGCCTTCGACACGATGGGCCTGAACTTCATCACGCGGAAGATCCACGACTATGCGTACCTGTGCCCCGGCTTCTTTCCCTGGATAAATCCCGGCCAGGCCACCACCGATAGTG GCATGTATGTCACGAAACTAGTTGGAATCATGTTCGGTCTCATATTCTTCTTGGATTTGTTCGCGGCCATTGGGTGGTCCGGTGGGCTAGCCGCCTTCatttatttcgttttgtttatCGGCATATTTGTGATATTATTGATTATATCGAGACAACCGCAGAATAG aTATGCACTGGCCTTTCTAACGCCCGGACTACCCTTCATACCAGCCATCGCGATCACCGTAAACATATATCTGATATTCAAGTTAAGCATCCTGACCCTGGTCCGGTTTACCGTCTGGATGTCCCTCGGCCTTATCATGTACTTCTATTACGGAATCACGCACAGCAGCATGGAGCAGGCCAGCGATGATCTCGAGTTGCATGTGGACAAGGACTAT AGCAAAAACGTTGAGGAGAAGGCCGTCTGGGATCAGCAATCGTATAATCAAACCCACGAGCCTGTCTGGGCCAGCAAGGAGGTGAAGCAGCCATCGA AGCAACGCTACAACTACGGAAAGTCTTCGTCGTCTGCTcagagcagctccagctccaaaaATGCCCAAGGCAATGTGGCGACAAAGCCCCTAGGCCCAGGCCGCAGCTCGACGGGCACACGGCCAGTggcgccatcgccatcgccgcacACAGGCGCGGGTCAGGCGAAGGGATCTGGaccgggaacgggaacgggaaagGGAGGACCGCCCATGGAGCGTCAATATACCGGGCAGTTTAGCATGTTTGTGGACGAGGGTCAGTTCCCTTCGTGGGAGGACTAA
- the Tcs4 gene encoding probable tRNA N6-adenosine threonylcarbamoyltransferase, mitochondrial — protein MAYHLSSAPIRFRFAAGLGLLVPRRRVSYVLGIETSCDDTGIAIVDTDGRVHSNVLYSQQEFHTRYGGIIPPRAQDLHRARIEDAYNHCLVEADLRPEQLTAIAVTNRPGLPMSLLVGLRFARHLARKLQKPLLPVHHMEAHALQARMENISAISFPFLCLLISGGHCQLALVRGPGRLTLLGQTLDDAPGEAFDKIARRLRLYVLPQYRAWNGGQAIEHAAQSAVCPDAYDFPLPLAQQRNCNFSFAGIKNNSFRAIRARERLEQTPPDGIISNYSDFCAGLLQAVSRHLMHRTQRALEYCLRPENGLFGDASPTLVVSGGVANNDVIYRNIEHLAGQYNCRSYRPFKRYCSDNGVMIAWHGIEQLLANSAQHLRFDYHNIDIQGSAGFKDSSVEDVTRSAIKCKWIKPLDHLRGRATAEAGHCDA, from the exons ATGGCTTATCATTTATCCAGCGCCCCGATCAGATTTCGATTCGCCGCTGGGCTAGGACTGCTGGTCCCCAGGCGCCGCGTAAGCTATGTCCTGGGCATCGAAACTTCCTGCGATGACACGGGCATTGCCATTGTCGACACCGATGGGCGGGTGCACTCAAATGTCCTATACTCCCAACAGGAGTTCCACACGCG CTATGGCGGCATAATTCCTCCACGGGCTCAAGATCTGCATCGAGCGCGGATTGAGGATGCGTATAATCATTGTCTTGTCGAGGCGGACCTCAGACCGGAGCAGCTGACGGCTATTGCGGTGACAAACCGACCTGGCCTGCCGATGAGCCTGTTGGTCGGCCTGCGCTTCGCCCGCCACCTGGCGCGAAAGCTGCAGAAGCCACTGCTCCCGGTACATCACATGGAGGCGCATGCTCTGCAGGCGCGCATGGAGAACATATCGGCCATCagctttccctttctctgcctGCTCATCAGCGGTGGCCACTGCCAGCTGGCCCTGGTCCGCGGCCCCGGTAGGCTGACCCTGCTCGGCCAGACACTCGACGATGCCCCCGGAGAAGCTTTCGACAAGATTGCCCGCCGCCTGCGCTTGTATGTGCTGCCACAGTATCGAGCATGGAATGGTGGGCAGGCCATCGAGCATGCCGCTCAATCGGCTGTCTGTCCAGACGCCTACGACTTCCCTCTGCCGCTCGCCCAGCAGCGAAACTGCAACTTCAGCTTCGCCGGTATAAAGAACAACTCGTTCCGAGCCATCCGGGCAAGGGAGAGGCTCGAGCAGACCCCACCGGACGGCATCATCAGTAACTACAGTGACTTCTGTGCAGGCCTGCTGCAGGCCGTCAGTCGCCACCTCATGCACCGCACCCAGAGAGCACTAGAGTACTGCCTGCGACCGGAGAACGGGCTATTTGGCGACGCCTCGCCCACTCTGGTGGTGTCCGGCGGGGTGGCCAACAACGATGTGATCTACCGGAACATCGAGCACCTGGCCGGGCAGTACAACTGCCGGAGCTATCGCCCCTTCAAGCGCTACTGCTCAGACAATGGTGTGATGATCGCCTGGCATGGCATCGAACAACTGCTGGCGAATAGTGCGCAGCATTTAAGATTCGACTACCACAACATTGACATACAGGGCTCCGCCGGATTCAAAGACTCCTCCGTTGAGGATGTGACCCGATCGGCCATCAAATGCAAGTGGATAAAGCCGCTCGACCACCTCAGAGGCAGAGCCACGGCGGAGGCCGGCCACTGCGATGCATAG
- the LOC4815304 gene encoding Golgi resident protein GCP60, whose protein sequence is METATSSSDTQAATGTAPVPAAEKWGFPLQELYRLAFTFYKQNSGKAIHLSYEDNLKLIAFKQQASLGPFKTNHAPALGVLDVIGRDRQQHWQLLGDISREQAMEGFIDLLDTMCSAFRPYIEAVRQDRDETLRKDLRRMELEKEVAQKQEREQQELLEEGYKEELQRRQLQDALNKQTYQQFKLYAEKQFPGNPEQQAVLIHQLQREHYHQYMQQLHLQNQNQIQTQTQNQNQTQEKAHQEKEEVAPANNNNSSTELVNAMDGLKLGDFEQQQQQQAEEQPDQEHVEQAQTQVGEYGQEQHHGNDEYDDYVMIRPAKIWTRPDIEQFKTEVSAGDGDGVITIGHGDTVTVRVPTNMNGKCIFWEFATDNYDIGFGIYFEWAKPVTSEVTVHVSDSDEEEDCVDEDYLSTTEDLESGTLSQDHNGLSNPSAASKAPISIIVPIYRRECYNEVYVGSHSYPGEGVYLLKFDNSYSIWRSKTLYYRVYYER, encoded by the exons ATGGAGACCGCgacaagcagcagcgacaCACAAGCAGCGACAGGGACAGCCCCAGTTCCAGCTGCAGAGAAATGGGGTTTTCCTCTGCAAGAACTCTACCGACTAGCATTCACATTTTACAAAC AAAACTCGGGCAAAGCCATTCACCTGTCCTACGAGGACAATCTGAAGCTAATCGCCTTCAAGCAGCAGGCCTCCCTCGGACCCTTCAAAACGAACCATGCTCCGGCTTTGGGCGTGCTCGATGTAATTGGCCGCGACCGCCAGCAGCACTGGCAACTTCTTGGCGACATAAGCCGGGAGCAGGCCATGGAGGGGTTCATTGATCTGTTGGACACGATGTGCAGTGCATTTCGACCCTACATCGAGGCGGTGCGTCAGGACCGCGATGAGACACTGCGAAAAGACCTGCGCCGCATGGAACTGGAGAAAGAGGTGGCACAGAAACAAGAGCgcgagcagcaggagctgctggaggaggGCTACAAAGAGGAGCTGCAACGTCGTCAGCTGCAAGACGCTCTCAACAAGCAGACCTACCAGCAGTTCAAG CTGTATGCCGAGAAACAATTCCCGGGCAATCCTGAACAGCAGGCTGTACTCATACACCAGTTGCAGCGCGAGCACTACCATCAGTATatgcagcagctgcatttgcaaaatcagaatcagatccagacccagacacagaaccagaaccagacccaGGAAAAGGCCCATCAGGAGAAGGAGGAAGTCGCTCcggccaacaacaataatagcAGTACCGAATTAGTAAATGCCATGGATGGCTTAAAACTGGGTGATTtcgagcaacagcagcagcagcaggcagaggaGCAGCCCGATCAAGAGCACGTCGAACAAGCACAGACACAGGTAGGGGAGTACGGACAGGAGCAGCACCATGGGAACGATGAGTACGATGATTATGTGATGATTCGACCGGCCAAAATCTGGACGCGACCCGACATCGAGCAGTTCAAGACTGAAGTGTCCGcaggcgatggcgatggcgtcATTACCATCGGCCACGGCGACACGGTTACG GTTCGAGTGCCCACCAATATGAACGGCAAGTGCATTTTTTGGGAATTCGCCACGGACAACTACGACATTGGATTCGGGATTTACTTCGAGTGGGCCAAGCCCGTGACCAGCGAGGTGACGGTGCACGTGAGTGACagcgatgaggaggaggattgTGTGGACGAAGATTATTTGTCCACCACCGAGGACCTGGAGTCGGGCACATTGTCGCAGGACCACAATGGCCTGAGCAATCCGAGTGCTGCCTCAAAGGCGCCAATCTCAATTATTGTGCCCATCTATCGGCGTGAATGCTACAACGAGGTCTACGTCGGTTCGCACTCCTATCCGGGCGAGGGCGTCTACTTGCTGAAGTTCGACAACAGCTACAGCATCTGGCGCTCCAAAACCCTGTACTATCGCGTCTACTACGAGCGCTAA
- the Cdc42 gene encoding cdc42 homolog, with translation MQTIKCVVVGDGAVGKTCLLISYTTNKFPSEYVPTVFDNYAVTVMIGGEPYTLGLFDTAGQEDYDRLRPLSYPQTDVFLVCFSVVSPSSFENVKEKWVPEITHHCQKTPFLLVGTQIDLRDETSTLEKLAKNKQKPITMEQGEKLAKELKAVKYVECSALTQKGLKNVFDEAILAALEPPEPTKKRKCKFL, from the exons ATGCAAACCATCAAGTGCGTGGTCGTTGGCGACGGAGCCGTGGGTAAGACCTGCCTGCTCATCTCCTACACAACCAACAAATTTCCATCGGAATATGTGCCAACTGTCTTTGACAATTATGCGGTGACGGTGATGATTGGCGGCGAGCCCTACACACTGGGCCTGTTCGATACGGCCGGTCAGGAGGATTACGATAGGCTCCGCCCATTGTCCTATCCGCAGACCGATGTCTTTCTCGTCTGCTTCTCGGTGGTCAGTCCCAGTTCATTTGAGAATGTTAAAGAGAAG TGGGTTCCTGAGATCACGCACCATTGCCAGAAGACGCCATTCCTGCTGGTGGGCACACAGATCGATTTGCGCGATGAGACCAGCACACTGGAGAAGCTGGCCAAGAACAAGCAAAAGCCCATCACCATGGAGCAGGGCGAGAAGCTGGCCAAAGAGCTGAAGGCCGTCAAATATGTGGAGTGCTCGGCTCTGACACAAAAGGGTCTGAAAAATGTCTTCGATGAGGCCATACTGGCCGCCCTGGAGCCACCAGAACCAACCAAGAAAAGGAAGTGCAAATTCttataa
- the LOC6901198 gene encoding uncharacterized protein → MAGFLKTRKRSREDDLPCESTPLSKRINNLHLNYDDGNSSSSSSCSIPTQLNDYNNYNTVPVIAGGPAAAAAAAGAPAAAAVAGATNAIDILNGDGTIYGYRPELGPDQNPYYYDKNKMLYDLHVERVKRNTH, encoded by the exons ATGGCTGGATTTCTAAAGACAAG AAAACGCAGTCGTGAGGATGACCTACCATGCGAGTCTACGCCCCTCTCCAAGAGGATTAACAATCTTCATTTGAACTACGACgatggcaacagcagcagcagcagcagctgcagcataCCGACTCAGCTAAATGACTACAACAATTACAATACAGTGCCTGTGATCGCTGGTGGGcctgcagccgcagccgcagccgcgggcgcaccagcagcagcagcggtggccgGGGCTACCAATGCAATTGATATCCTAAATGGAGACGGAACAATATATGGATATAGACCTGAGCTAGGTCCCGACCAAAATCCCTATTACTATGATAAGAACAAAATGCTATATGACTTGCATGTCGAGCGTGTCAAGCGGAACACTCACTAG
- the LOC4815104 gene encoding probable RNA-binding protein CG14230 encodes MSSTRFFLADLPTRATESDLRSLFQDYGHVEQVDLKRKEQEDGPDKIIGFVTLQTDDAHYCLNELNWQKLHGTKLRVSVAKESFLDRLKREREENQQGEQGQQYSESFNESTSRLLKENTQNKRRVFGEDEEIGDDEIAPELLITKKRAAHSMHNGKIVIQKEDDVKPLHIIEQYKKPAKQQLDTNVSQAEQKRKESLNKMRQEHQHKKSAIQQALSAITVDGSRAKRIKFSDAEEDEHEPEQKPKKQPKLDLFDDDDGEEDDEEVNIPQYEGKKGERLVEMQSKQSLDPRFRITATFVDEEEGDHEEEDGVDHPEDKPQESERNWQMGILEQVVGRKLTTTSNENERKASRTKKMLRFDPANEGHQKLVRQKEVQEKENSTPKTKDSKTKDKGAAQAPVSKEAFYVVTDSLTQSLNMRGEGFSLLDMFGSAHDEEVAKRQDELEKLGSEKILVTKPNANKLDLATHNPFSYDSSESEDEAPPAADPNPDLVSSEPANEEEPSKKKSKQKKPKIQMESFFIPKNDPRLKEGAKFFRTTKAEVDHADYDKVKSRLKLLIGNKIAKTRKNLPSKDIKQHRNKNPKIPSR; translated from the exons ATGAGCAGTACACGCTTCTTCTTGGCAGATCTGCCAACCAGAGCAACGGAATCGGATCTGCGGAGCCTGTTCCAAGACTATGGCCATGTGGAGCAGGTGGACCTGAAGCGGAAAGAGCAGGAGGATGGCCCAGACAAAATAATCGGGTTTGTTACACTCCAGACGGACGATGCGCACTACT GTCTGAACGAGCTCAACTGGCAGAAGCTGCACGGAACCAAGCTGAGGGTATCTGTGGCCAAGGAGTCCTTCCTGGATCGACTAAAGCGTGAGCGCGAAGAGAACCAACAGGGGGAGCAGGGCCAGCAGTACAGCGAAAGCTTTAACGAAAGTACCTCCCGTCTGCTTAAGGAGAATACACAAAATAAGCGCCGGGTGTTTGGCGAAGACGAGGAGATCGGCGATGACGAGATTGCACCGGAGCTGCTCATCACCAAAAAGCGTGCCGCGCACTCTATGCACAATGGAAAG ATTGTGATTCAGAAGGAAGACGATGTGAAGCCGCTGCACATCATCGAGCAATACAAGAAACCGgccaagcagcagctggaTACCAACGTCAGCCAGGCTGAGCAGAAGCGTAAGGAGTCGCTTAACAAAATGCGGCAGGAGCATCAGCACAAGAAGTCTGCCATACAGCAGGCTCTGTCTGCGATCACTGTGGACGGCAGTAGGGCGAAGCGAATCAAATTCAGCGATGCCGAGGAGGATGAGCACGAGCCAGAGCAGAAGCCGAAGAAGCAGCCGAAGCTAGATCTCttcgacgatgatgatggcgaGGAAGACGATGAGGAGGTTAATATCCCCCAGTACGAGGGCAAGAAGGGAGAACGTTTGGTTGAAATGCAGAGCAAACAAAGCTTGGATCCCCGTTTCCGCATCACAGCCACCTTTGTCGACGAGGAAGAAGGCGAtcacgaggaggaggatggtGTAGATCATCCAGAGGACAAGCCCCAAGAGAGCGAACGCAACTGGCAAATGGGCATCCTGGAGCAGGTGGTGGGGCGAAAGCTGACTACCACTAGCAACGAGAACGAGCGCAAGGCGTCCAGGACCAAGAAAATGCTACGCTTCGATCCGGCCAACGAAGGTCACCAAAAACTGGTGCGGCAAAAGGAGGtccaggagaaggagaactCCACGCCAAAGACAAAGGATTCAAAGACCAAAGATAAGGGCGCTGCCCAGGCGCCAGTCTCAAAGGAAGCCTTCTACGTGGTCACCGACAGCCTCACGCAATCCCTCAATATGCGGGGCGAAGGCTTCAGTCTGCTGGACATGTTTGGCAGTGCCCACGACGAGGAGGTGGCAAAGCGGCAGGACGAGCTGGAGAAGCTGGGCAGCGAGAAGATACTGGTGACCAAGCCCAATGCCAACAAACTAGACCTGGCCACCCACAATCCCTTCAGCTACGATTCCTCTGAAAGTGAGGATGAGGCACCGCCGGCAGCTGACCCGAATCCAGATCTTGTCTCCAGTGAGCCTGCGAACGAGGAGGAGCCATCCAAGAAGAAATCCAAgcaaaagaaacccaaaatCCAAATGGAGTCTTTCTTCATTCCCAAGAACGATCCCAGGCTGAAAG AAGGGGCAAAGTTCTTCAGGACCACCAAGGCAGAGGTGGATCATGCCGACTATGACAAGGTGAAGAGCCGCCTCAAGCTTCTGATCGGCAATAAGATAGCCAAGACCCGCAAGAACCTACCTAGCAAGGACATCAAGCAGCACAGAAACAAAAATCCGAAAATCCCTTCCAGATAG